A DNA window from Anastrepha ludens isolate Willacy chromosome 6, idAnaLude1.1, whole genome shotgun sequence contains the following coding sequences:
- the LOC128866684 gene encoding DNA-directed RNA polymerases I, II, and III subunit RPABC4, with the protein MSESSSKDTVLKTAMTYICGECHHENEMRPRDPIRCRECGYRIMYKKRTKRLVVFDAR; encoded by the exons ATGTCCGAGAGCAGCTCTAAGGATACTGTGTTAAAGACGGCTATGACCTATATCTGTGGCG AGTGCCATCATGAGAACGAGATGCGCCCGCGTGATCCTATACGTTGCCGAGAATGTGGTTATCGTATCATGTACAAGAAGCGTACCAAGCGCT tGGTTGTGTTCGATGCGCGCTAA